Part of the Anticarsia gemmatalis isolate Benzon Research Colony breed Stoneville strain chromosome 14, ilAntGemm2 primary, whole genome shotgun sequence genome, AAAAAGTCAACTCAAATGTcaaagtgtaaaaaaatagtGGACTTGGCGTTCAGtgataaatatcttttttatacaaatgtgtCTATATCAGTAAGCTTATCAGCCTTGGGAGATGCCTTAGAACAAGGATATGAAATTTATACTggagaagaaaataaatttgatgcAAAAAGGACTGTGCATATGGGATGTTCTGGTGCTGCAGTGGGCATTCTGTGTCATCACTGGTACAAAATATTAGATAGGTTTATAATAGGCAGAACAGTAGACATGGTGGCCAAGAAATTGGCTTTAGATCAATTAGTGTTTTCACCAATAATGATAGTGACTTTCTTTGGATCCGTTGCGTTATTTGAAGAGAATCCCATGGAAAACTTTAAAGAAGAAGTGAGAGACAAATTCATCACATTATACAGAGCTGAGTGGATGGTGTGGCCGCCTGcacaaattataaactttttctttttaccAACCAGGTATAGAGTTTTATATGATAATACAATATCATTAGGCTATGATATTTATACTTCACAAGTGAAACATagtaaatcttttaaaaatgtgCCTAAAGACTCAAAGAATGGGAGTAAATCATCTTGACCAGAAACTCAAGAATCGTGAATTCAAATaggaaattgttttatattggcACTTATTGTCTATGCACAGTATGTAAACAAACTCATGGCTAGATTGTAGTTGGTTCTCCAACTTGACtgctaatttaaaaatgtatttatacttAGATAGATTATTGAATTTAATGAAGTTATATCATTCATGTCATCACTAACTTCAATTTTGCCATAGAAAATTTGTCCATACTGTAAAAACAATTATGTTCATAATTGAagtataatttacattaaattattttaccttgACATAAGCTTTGCTGTGATAAAACATGAGAAATATTCccaataataataggtatatgatttttatttatatctcaatgaagaattatactatttattttttgttaataaatgtaaaaaaacctttatttgaCATATGAAATtgttgaataaaacattttacatgcAGGTTAagctttttattgtttaattttagtaatagtATACATGTTGTTTACACCattaaaaatcaacaaaaataccACAAGTCCATGGTGTTTGGCATTGAAACAGCTGGCGACCTTCCTAATTCATGTTAGATAGTAGATACCATAACAAACTGTACCTACAGTAGCATATAAACAGAAATGTCTACTTATAACTTAGTGCATGTTACTGTGGTATATACCTAAAGGGTCTACTTTGTTTTgtagtatttaattaatcatttcaaACGTCTTAATTAGGAGTTAGGAAAGGTTCTTCAAGCTGCGATTTTCGCTTGCTATCTCTCAAGTTGTTGATCACGCTGCGTACAACGGAATCCTCGAATATCCTTTCCGGCCAAGATTCAGAGCGTCTACTGTGACCAAGGGATGTTTCCTCAATAATTCTCGGAATACGGCTAGATCGAGGCGTATTACGGTGTGATATGAACGACCGGCCACGCTTTCCCTCCTTGAGGCCGAGGAGTGATGTCAAGAGCTTGTCTAATGTGGCTATGTCGTCTATGTTGGACGTTTTTGGCCGTGTCGGTGTGTTCACGCCGGAGTTCCTTTGACTGGATAGAACGGAGACGGGTGTTCTTGAAAGTCCTATGGAGTGGATGATCTGAACAGAGAAGGTAAAGTTAGAATATTATAGGTATCTATTAACTAGATCCATGGTAGCATGTTcacaaaaagtttaatttagtaTATCTGTCTACATTTTCACACGCTAGCATCATAATAAACATGTATCTACCTATTGCCttaaatgttatgttaaattatgctattcaaattattgttcgaaaaatatatgttgataacatttttaattgagcGTCTAATGGTTGTTTATAATGAGCTCTTTTATGCGCTGATATATATTTAGTCCATCGGTGTTGCATAACCTACTTTAAATAAGTGTAATCTGCAGAAATTGAAGGTCATGTCGTAAAATTTCGATAATATCACTATCACTCGTACGATTATTCTAGAGAAAAGATAGTGTGCAAAAAGATTGTAGGATAAATGCATTGATAGTGTTTGAGTTACCTCATCAGCATTGTGACTCTGATAACTCATTCTCTTCACTTTTCTATATGTGTCGTCGTCTAACGCTTCTTCAACAGCCGCTTCTAGCTTATCTTTTAGATCTTCATCTGTTCCTTGATCGAGGTTTTCTAGAACCAACCTGAATGCGAAAAAGGACCTGCTTTAGTCACTAATTACGACCTGTCTGTCTATTCAGCCCATTTCTATTCAGTTCCCATTTATATAAGCCTTCCCTCGGTGTGCCAttgctatttaaaatttatgttaaaaatgtattttttcttttttgataacACTTAGGTATTGcaatatataaagtaaatagtacATATCTAACCGATAAAGTTTTTTCAAAGGAATAAAAAgtgtctataaaataaaatcacagaaTTGTTATTCTTACTCAGCACGTTCGTCATTCTCGGCTTTATGTAAGTTCGCTCGATTCGATTCCCGCGCCACTTTAATGTCTTGTTCCCAGAAGCGTCTCAAGTCTGGACTGGAAGTATAGGGGGCAGCGACCTCTTTGATTTTCAGGAATATAATGGCCGTTATAAAAATACAGATCACGTTCACTATTGTGAGGCAGCAACTCACGATACCTTTAatgtaaaatcatttaaaattgtatgtggTTTGGAAGAAAGATATAGTTACATACTTTTGTAGAGTTAGTAGTCATTTCTCCCTTACCGTTGACTGCAAATTCAATCGGTAGATAATCGTGGTACAAAGGTTGGTAGGACGAATTGCCCGTGTAAGCTTCTCCTTTTATGTGAGGAATCTTTACTCCTGGATACAAGAGCCAAATGCAGGCTAACGCCCAATACAGTCCCTGtgcataaacaaattaatatttcgaTTACATGACGTCAATTACTATTTCATAATGGTTGACCTATGTCACACTTACGCAATTTACAACTGGTGGTAACAAAGAGGCTGAGATCGCTATACCAATGAGAGGTCCAGCACTGCCTTGGAGTAAAGCTAATGCTACGCCCGTGCCAGATGTAAGAGCCCAAAGAACACCCATCCATAAGGCTCGGACGTTACCTCTGAAAAGTTATAGAATCAGTAACTTCGTGCTTATAAAATGATAGAATAGGTATAACAATGTTTCTATTACCGTCCCTTCATTTCCTCAGTTGGCCAGTCGCCGAAACCCCAAGGCATTTCAGTCGTTCCCAAGATCAGTCCAAAAATAAACCCAAACACAAGGGATGCTAACATCCCTATGATCAGACTTTCGAAGCCGCTTCTCACGAGGCTTCTATCCGAAATGATAGTTCCAAAAGTTATGGACATGACAGGCCCCATTAGCGGAGAGACCAACATTGCTGCTACGATGTTCGAAGCATTGTTTTCGACCAGACCTAAAGCTGCAAGGGAACTAAAGGTACTTTTATATAATTGAGCTCggttataaagtaaatttataCTGTCGAATTTAATATCTTACTCCGCTGTTATGATAAGCGTAAGGTAATCGAAAGACAACTCTCCCCCGCCTCGAACTCCATCGACCACTTGTTTAACTGTTAGTTTTGATCTAATCGAGTCTACGAAATTCCGCCAGCGTGTTGCGTCTTCAGACTTTCGCCTGTATAACAGGAAAAAGtttaattgtttatgttttgtggTTAATTATTAGCTTGGAAAGCTAAAATTTCTTACATCATGTTGTCCTCTTCATCTTGTTCGACTTTTACTGCCGAATGTACTACGTTGCAAGGTAAAACgctgaaatattatataaattatacgtTAAGGTATATGATTGTAACATATGGTCGCATGTTTGAGTAATTTTGGATTGAGTACCTACAATTTTCTCTTAGCTTGAGGAGCTAAATCTATTTGGGAAATATCTGGACTCTGCTATAAAAATCCATCGGATATTTATACCGTTCATTGAGTGGCACATTTCAGCAATATCGCCTCAGGTGCCATTTGTTTTCACATCGACGCCGGGActggtacaaaaatatatgtggATACCTATATTCATTTCAATTAAGCGTActtttattgattgattgattgatacgTTTACCTGACTATAGACTTGCATCGTACTCCGATGCCGAGCTGAGTGAGACAGTGCAGCATGGTCTCACATTGATCGCCAGTTGGCAGTGGGAATATTATCTCGAAATAGTTCCCGGCTTTGTCACTTATCCAAACAACGTGATCCACGTGCAATTTGCATAGCAATTCTtgtaaaatctttaaaatgtataacattttggttaaaaatataaataatttaagctataaataatgtttatttacttaaggtTATACATAAAATCTAGCCAAGAGTTACGAGCGTTAAAACTTTGTTCTTAAATCCAGTTAATGCCTATTAAAATGTGCAAGACCCAGATATCTGGGTAAAAGGTGCCTAGTAACAATAGTGACCTTTAAATGTTCTaggttattttgtttcagatcaCAAATTCTTGCAACAAAATAGATAGCGCCGCGTCACTACACTACAATTACATCAATCTACTCTCGCCTACACAGTCATCCACTTACACTTTCCATTGTAAGAAATTCGTCGTCTTCGGAGATCTTTTCCAAATTTCGGTTAAATCCATCATGATAATAATGTTCCGTTAAATGTATAGGAATACTCTTAGATTTCTTGTTTCGAAGTTCAACAGCCAATCGTCCAGGCTTCGGCGGATTATCATTAATGACTATCAAATCTTTCGGCTTGCCAAATCTTAGGATATGTTCGTAATTACTTGATGGTATGTAGATAACGAATATCACTCCTGAAGGCATTTTTACTTGAAGACTCGGACAGTAAAACTGACTAACATTCTATCCCCATGTACGGAACTACTTAAACCGTTTAGCGTATAAGCGTCGTTTAATTAGAGGCTTCGTGCGATAATTAGAGCATCACTGTGTAATGATGTCGCATCTCGTATACTGCAATTATACGTAGGTAAGTAGATATATTAAGCTCGTGCTATTAATCAAGATGCTAATAGTAATTGGACGCCGGACGCGTGTAATATGATGTATCGCTAACGTGATCATACACGTGAGAAAACATACCGTTTCAAATACGAGACTCAGATGCACATGGCAAAATAGGACATATTGATATTGTTTCTTCTTATATATCGTAGATGAAGATAGTGGTAATGTTGtggaaacatatttttggcttgcACTTGCGTCTGAGCTTTATTTATGCCTAATTAAGAAAATGTCGGGTGCCTGAATACTAGGGCTTCGTGTTATTCATAcagctaatataatatatggtgGTGCGTACGCTTGTACTAGGATTTATTACGTTTTACGTAATATgttgttgataaataaatcaaagtaaattagcatttgactaaaaatatttattaaaattaagtgtaataaataattaaaatatacactcATGAAATGAATACAAAACTACGTGCAGTCGTTGATATCTACTTATCTACctatttacttactttaaatttaGGTATAACGCTTAcaatgtaataaacatttttattcagatTGAATTGTAACGAGTATTTcaacgttaatttatttttacatttcgaGACCcgattgttataataattttattgtgtccCTGTTTTATAAAACCCTATACTTAAAACATGTTAGTTTTTCCCTCGAAGATATTAAATGCGATCAAAAGGGAAGAGACAAAATATCACGCTTTCAGTGCACGACAAACCTTGTTAGATTGTACCCTTTTATACTGAAGGCTACTATTATTATGCCTTGAATTTGCAGGAAAAGAAAGGCTTATATGACCTTTCCTTCATTTAAAGGGTGCTTTTTCAAACGTGTCatgatacttttattattaggtagttgtaaacattttacaaatggTGACAATTGTAATTCGTATTAAACATCAAAAGTCTTATTGTTCACATATTTCTTATTGTCTACAGTATAAGATAATGATGGTTCTAAAGTAGGACGATGTTTGGTTAAGTTGTCGTTCTCGTAAGCCATGTTATAATATCCATGGGGTAAACTGTCCGTATTCTGCGATGTGTTTCTTCGGTGTTGCCTTTCATTGTTGATTTTCGGAGTCCTGGCTTTGTTTATTGCTTCGATTTGCTTGTCTAAGTCTGAATTGACTTGGAGATTCAGTGGTATGTAGTTGTCTTCAAGTCtgttaacaaacaaatatttaatttaagacaGGATTTGGAATTATTTAGTACTAATTCCTCAAAAAGTCAGTGTTCAAAGATAAGTATTTTACTCAACTTATGGCACGTGCGCATCGTAGGTGACCATTTAGGGCTTTCTGGGTATCGTTGCTATTTTAGGCATGACAAAGGTTGTTATTGGTTTTAATTCAATCAATTAAAAAGCTAAGGTGGCTTGAATACCTTTTATAAACATTGGGTTCATTgctaacgaaaatatttatttagtttttaaatgacTTACGATATCTTGTGACAATAGTCTTCAATATTCTGAGCTCTAAGTCTCTTGATGATGGATGGTCGCTTTCTAAATGCAATAGTTTCCCCATGAACTGAAGGAACACTTGAAGTATCTGAAGCTTTTTCTACGTCGCCTTCTTTAGCCCTTCTTTCTAGAGATTCTGTGCACCATTTactgtaagaaaatattttatgagataGCTCTTGCAATAAGTAATGCGACAGTTGgcagtaaaattatattagctacaatttattattatatgcatCTAAATGTACGGAGGAGCTCTTTTATTGCTGTTGAACTCATCAAGTGATAAGATGATTTCGGTACCTTTCGTAGTTCCATTGACTGGTCTATGCTTCATTTCATTGTTacacaatattgtattatttctttcttttaacgAATATTGTAGTACCGTAGTAAGTTgattcccaaccttttcttagtccgggaccacttttatattatttttattggcagggaccactatgttagtatattaaagataaagtgtattaatcatcctgaaaatttttaaagtcattcgcggaccacattttgacttcggcggaccactggtggtccgctgaccaccggttgggaaccactaATATAGACCAAAGCTACATTAGTACTCACGTGTAAGCTTCCCAGTCGAGTGGATTCTCTTTGTTCTGCTTCGTGGCGTTGAATCGACTTCTATTAGCTTTCCACCATGAGATGTCTCTCCTGTCTAAAGGACTGACTTCCTTTACCTGTACAgtgttcatatttataaaagttatttaaacaacCATAAAGTTAAATTGAGGGGTTCAATGATATAAAAGTATGTTAGTATAAAGAACGTtctgtaaacatattttaactcCCAAACCtaacaaaaatctttacattCAAAGAATCGCTGTTTAGCTTGTCAAATCATTTGTTTAGTGTGGGCAATGCTACTTCATTGTACATAACCAAAGAATATAATGTTTACTCTGTTCTTATCAAGCGCACTATAGCCCAAAGATAGAATTAATGGATTCGGATGCGTTAATTTCTTTACCTTATAAACAGTAACCCCAGAGAGAAATATACAGACGATGTTGACAAGAGTGAGGCACAGCGAGGCGGTACCCATCAGCGCAAGTTCTGAGGGTTGAGTTATTAGCCAACGTTGTTCTGGCGACTTCAAGACCAGGCGGGTCAGTGACATTGCCCAGAGTAGACCctggaaacataaaaatataattttgaacattttcCGACACCGGATAGGAGTCGGTCCAATCTTTAGACTAAGAAGACTACGGAAACCAtggttataatataaaaaatatatttcgatgAATAGTTTGTAATGAACAACAAGTAAAGTCTGCATTCTGATAGAATTGGCAAAGTAACGTTAATAACGATGCGAAAACTGTTCATTGTAGTGTTCgtagtccataaccaatattgtACACCAATAACGCCTGTAGCTAAAATAAACCTAACAGCCTAACAGCCTACGCTAACAGtctagtaatttttattactcactagctgacccgcgcaacttcgcttgcgtcacataagagagaatgggtcagaagtttccacgtttttataacactttttactgttactctgctcctattggtcgtagcgtgatgatatataatatgcctttttttcacgaaaaacatatcaaaattatttaaatatctgctaaaaaaaaaacagttgccatgacaacggaattttgttattttaatgtcattataatattgattattcgcgacttaattcgccacctgaattttcccgggaaatgcgtcattttcccggggtaaaaagtagcctatgtcctttctcgggtatcaaaatatctccataccaaatttcatgcaaattggttcagtagtttaggcgtgattgagtagcagacagacagacagacagagttactttcgcatttataatattatagtataatagtatatagtatatagtatggagtatggattgTACTCAACATAAACACTAAGTTATTATTAAGTCGAACATTAGTACCTACAAATTCAGAAAAAACTATATAACTATGCCTACTTATTTACCGTGGGATAGTTTTCGATATCGGAAATGGTTAAAGTACTTCAAAACTGACAAACTCTTGTTAGAAAAGTAATTTTCCATCCGGAAATTCCTAGGGGAAACGTTATTTGTAGGAAAATTTCCAACGTTGTCGATCGTTACTTCTGATAAAATAGGGTTGTAATTATAGCCTTATGTCGGAAGCGtaggtattattatatcaatatgaACTATTGTGTCCACATTTCGGTccctttgagttatatttatcCACTTATTTTGGTAGCATCGCTAGCATGAATAAAACCGTTTTGGTCGGAGCTGGctgaaaataatgtattctaATTTCGATATGATATTTTCATGGTGCTTGGGCGTTATTTATAACTAAGACGTATTTTCTTCGTTATGACGTCACGTATTCTTTACATAAGTTAATTCAAAGTTTACAGAGGTGAGAACAAACTAAAACTGGAAACTAAGATGTAGGATTTGTGGCGTCAAGTTTGAGAAAAAGATGAAGAGGTTGGTTGAATTGCACTGTACgatatgtgatattttttatgtaagtatgtattttacgtacctacctacaaaaATTTTATGAGATATACTTGAGAGATtgagtaggtacatacattttttagatcttttataaaattactaaccGCATTAACAGCAGGAGGCAGCAGGGAGGCGGAGATGGCGACGCCGACGAGCGACGCCGTGTAGTCGCCGAGCACCGCCAGCGCGCACCCCGCGCCGCTCGGGATGGCCACCAGGATACCAATCCATAGAGAACGGTGGGCACATCTGTAGCATGTAAAGGGAACTATTaagtaacaaattataaaaaaatatacagctaccttatacatatatgtacacaTTGAGTGAAATGGCTAAGTGTATACGCTTGCCCAATTtgcctaaaataaattactattcaGTTTAACGCCATGTCGAGACTAAAAACGTAAGTTTCAAATATTctatataaataggtacttagatAGTAATTCACTTTGTATGTTTAAAGGTAACcttacacatacataattttaactGCAGCAGTAATTTGGTCTATGCTTCTACTTATAATAAAGACAGCTCACTATAGCTAACATTCTTCCCAAACATCATCATCTTGTGATTTGGAAAAGGCTACCTATATTTGGGAAATCAGTAGCTGAACGTATAATATTGACGCTACCGTTATACTCCGTTTGCAGGTAATGAACT contains:
- the LOC142978461 gene encoding mpv17-like protein 2, whose translation is MQALGTTWRKLATNVKKSTQMSKCKKIVDLAFSDKYLFYTNVSISVSLSALGDALEQGYEIYTGEENKFDAKRTVHMGCSGAAVGILCHHWYKILDRFIIGRTVDMVAKKLALDQLVFSPIMIVTFFGSVALFEENPMENFKEEVRDKFITLYRAEWMVWPPAQIINFFFLPTRYRVLYDNTISLGYDIYTSQVKHSKSFKNVPKDSKNGSKSS
- the LOC142978460 gene encoding uncharacterized protein LOC142978460, whose protein sequence is MPSGVIFVIYIPSSNYEHILRFGKPKDLIVINDNPPKPGRLAVELRNKKSKSIPIHLTEHYYHDGFNRNLEKISEDDEFLTMESILQELLCKLHVDHVVWISDKAGNYFEIIFPLPTGDQCETMLHCLTQLGIGVRCKSIVSVLPCNVVHSAVKVEQDEEDNMMRKSEDATRWRNFVDSIRSKLTVKQVVDGVRGGGELSFDYLTLIITADSLAALGLVENNASNIVAAMLVSPLMGPVMSITFGTIISDRSLVRSGFESLIIGMLASLVFGFIFGLILGTTEMPWGFGDWPTEEMKGRGNVRALWMGVLWALTSGTGVALALLQGSAGPLIGIAISASLLPPVVNCGLYWALACIWLLYPGVKIPHIKGEAYTGNSSYQPLYHDYLPIEFAVNGIVSCCLTIVNVICIFITAIIFLKIKEVAAPYTSSPDLRRFWEQDIKVARESNRANLHKAENDERAELVLENLDQGTDEDLKDKLEAAVEEALDDDTYRKVKRMSYQSHNADEIIHSIGLSRTPVSVLSSQRNSGVNTPTRPKTSNIDDIATLDKLLTSLLGLKEGKRGRSFISHRNTPRSSRIPRIIEETSLGHSRRSESWPERIFEDSVVRSVINNLRDSKRKSQLEEPFLTPN